The nucleotide window ACTCGTAGCCTTCAGCAAGCTGCCAAGCCATTAGTTCTGCTAATTCAGGAGCAAGATCATTTTTTGCCACATGTATGGTTTGTGATGGAACTGCAACCTTGTCATCTAATTCTAATTCTCCTGCTTTTTTCCACCCATCCACAGTCAGAAATTGGTGACGTTTTGTGCATTCTACTATAGAGCCGTCCCAAAGTGTAAGTGTGATAATGTTTTCGTTGATCTTTTGCTGAAATATCTTGTCGACTTTTTTTGTGGTGATTTTTTTGCCATTAAATGTCTGAACCATAATAGGATGATTCAGTTTTGCCCATGATTCATTGCCATTTTTCTCAGTTATGATGGAATCATTCCATAAATCTTGGATTTGTATCTGGCCAGAGTCGGTTTGTATTATGGAATCTCCCATTACGCATTTTCCCAAACCCATTTCGTCTGCAAGCAATGCGTTTCCTGCAGATTTTAGCAAAAAGTCAAGGCCCTCTCGCTGAAAATTAAGTAGATTTCCCTTGAACTGTTTGCCGGGATTTGCCAGTTGTAATCGTTCTGTTTTCTTTGGTTTTTTTGGGACAACCTTGGCAGATGGTGGAAGTTTTTTCTGCCAGACATTTTTTGATAATATTTCGAGTGGGTATCTGTCCATAATCCATTTTATTTGGGCCACATTTTTTGGATCGTCTGGAACTATTGCCTCATACTCGCCATCCCCGTACCATGACTGGGGTATTATACGAGACACCATGGCAACTGCCCGCTCGCCTGTTACCTTCCAGCTCCATGTGCCAGAAAACTTGTCCATTACATATTCTAGAGTACCAAAATTAGTCATAGGCCTTGTCGATCCCCGTTGGGTTGTTTTTTTCCTTTATGAATCTTCAGTTAGATGATCGACGATTAAGCATGGTTTTGCAAAATAATTTGTCAATTCCACACATGATACAATTAATTTTACACAAAAAAGAATGGTTTTGATTATTATTCCAAGATTAAACCAGTCTTTGCCAAAGTTTTAATCAACTGTACACACAAGCAAGCTATTGAAGTTCACACAAAGCTCCGAGCCTGCAGTAGAAAAACCATTGATCATTGCAGCGCTCCAAGACATGGGAAATGTCGGAAACATTGTAATTGATTTTTTGAACAAATCAAAAAAAACGTCACCGTTCAGACGTGCAGAGTCAACCGAGCTATCATATGTGTTGGACAAGGGCGGCCACATTGAGATCCCAAAGGAATGCTGGGATTATAGATATAGCAAAAATCTGATAATCTTTGGAGGCGGTGCAGGACAACCAAAAACATCCGAAGAACTACACGAGCTATGCCAAGATGTCATTAATGTGGCAAAAAAATATGAGGTAAAATTCATCTATACAGTTGGCGGATTCCATACATCCAAGATAATCCAAGATGAACCAAAGGCCTACATCACCACAACTTCACAGGAATTATCAAAGCAATTAGAAAAACTCGATGTATCCATGACGCCAACCAGATCAGTCATCACTGGATTTAATGGGTTAATCCTAGGATATGCCAAGCTAAACAACATTTACGGCATCGGGTTATACGGCGAGATAAATGAGCCATCGATTCCCCAGTACCGATCCGCAAAAAGCGTCATCAAAACACTGGAAAAGCTCACATACCAGAACTTTGGCTCGACTCAGGAACTGGATGTGCTGGCAAGCGATGTTGAGAAAAAGCTTCGATCCGACTGGAAAGTGGACTACTAGTGCTTGTGCATCTCAGAATTTAGGTGGCAATCACACGTGCACAGCTCAGTTTTATGGTTGTTTTGGCAGTCAATGCATTCATAGTGCTTGTGTTTCTCACAGCTAGAACAGATCATCTTTGATGTAGGGTTGGTGTCGGTCATATTTTAGCACTGCGTCACAAATCAATTTCGCTTTTTTCCAAAATAGACGCAGTAAGGGAATAATATGTGGATGGGTTGATTTCCTTTGCAAAGCCCTTGTCTATATTTATCAGATAAATCGAGTCAAGCTTGGCATTTGCAATATCATCATGCTCAATTGGTGGATTTTTGTAAAACCCATCACAGAATGATTTTATCTTTTTTATTTCTGATTGTGGTCTTTGCGAGGGCAAATTCAGAAATACTTTGTGGATTGGAAGCATGCCAATTACCGGTGTCGCCAGTGAGAACTCGTCGCAATATTTAGAGTATCGCGCAATCTTGCTGATTATTCGGGATACGTAATAGTCGATTGTATCCAGTGCATGTTCTGGTGGCGTAAAGCCAGTCTCTATTTCTACTATTACGGTTTTGTTGTCTTTTTTCCCATATAGATCACATACCAACGAGTTGGTCAGTGGTTTTTCAACATCGACTGCAAATCCCTTTGCTACCAGGTTTGCAGCACATATTAGTTCCAAAACAGAGTGGTTGATTTTGACCAAGTTTTGCTGATATAGTTCTATTAGTCGTTGTCTGACAAAGTTTAGTTTTGGGACGTCATCTTTGTTGAGGTTTTGTGCAAGACGGTTTGTTATGGTGTAGACGTCGTCCTGAAATTTCTCTAAATCCAAAATTCACTGATTGTATGGTGTGGTAGGTTTATGAATTTGATGTAAAATTGAAAAAGAGAATTATTGTGCTTCTCTTACTGTCTTGACTTTGGCAATTGCAGTTGGTGCGCCGTTGATTGGCTCAACAATTACAGTTACACTGTCCTTTGCAGTTCTGCCAGTTCCATCGCTTACGGTGATTTCAAAGGTTAGTGTCTTTGTTTCACCGTTTGCTACTTCTGGTGCCACAAATGATGGCTTGGCAATGTCTGCTGCAGATAATTCTACAGATTCACCGCCTACTTGTCTCCAGTTGTAGGATAGCACGTTCTTTAGTGGATCCTTGCCGGAGCCAAACAGAGTCACATCAGAGTGTTCTGGTACTCGTTGGTCTTTGCCAGCATATGCAGTGATTGCCTTTGCTAGTGTGCCTTTTACCACAACATCTACTGTGTCTGGTTCGCTGTCTTCTTGTCCGTCATTTGCAATTAATTGGAATGTTAGTACTGTGTCAACCTCCACCTTTGGTGCCACAAATGAGGTCTCTAGGTCAGTTGATGTAGATAACTCAACTGTGTTGCCAGAGATTTGGTTCCACAGATAGGTGAGTGGTTCTTCATCATCATCAGATGCACTTCCTGCTAGTGATACTGTTGCACCAATGTCGACTTCTTGGTCTTCACCTGCGTCAACTACTGGTGGTGTGTTTACTGGTAATACTGTGACTTTGGCTACATCCTTGGTTGGGAAGCCATTTTCATCTGCTACACGTAGCTCAAAGACAAGAATCTTGACTTTGCCGTTTGCGACTACTGGTGCAGTAAAGGTTGGTTCTGCCTCATCTGTTGATGACAACTCTACTGCTTCTCCACCTACTTGTTTCCAAGAGAAGGTGATCTCTTCGCTGTCTGGGTCAGAGCCAGAGCCTGCTAGTGTGACTTCGGTTTGCTCATCTACTACTTGGTCAGAGCCAGCGTCTGCTGATGCTCTAACATTATCAGATACTACGGTTACCATCATAGTGTCGGTGTCTTCACCGCCATATGGATCGGTAACGGTTAATTCAAATTCTAATTCGGTCGATGCGCCACCTGAAACCTCTGGTGCCTTGAATCTTGCCTCAGGGCTTGTTGGGTGTGCAATTACTACGTCGTCACCGCCAACTTGTTTCCAGGTGTACTTTATGATGTCCCCGTCTGGGTCAGAGCCAGAGCCTGCAAGATATACAAATCTATTTGATGCAGTGTTCTTGTCTGGACCTGCGTCTGCTAGTGGATCATCATTAATTGGTCTAACTCTAACAATGACTACGTCTGTTGCTGTTCCGCCGCCATCAACGGTACATGTAAGTCTGAATGCAGTTGGAACAATAGAACCATTTGGAATCTCTGGTGCTGTGAATGTTGGGTCTGGGTCAGCGTTTGATGACAATTCTACAAATGGTCCAAGTGTTTGAACCCAAGAGTAGTTTGTCTCTCTGTCTAGTTTATCTGAACATACTCCTTCTAGTTGGACTGTCTCCCCCTCATCTACGATTTGATCAGGGCCTGCTGCAGCAGAAATTAGTGTCGGTTTGCCTGCAGTCATTTTTATAATTACTGTGTCTCTGGCCATTCCGCCAAAGCCGTCAAATACTGATAATTGGAATCTGAAAATTCCGGTACTTCTAGTTACTCCGGATGTGTCAAAGGATGGGTTTTGTGATGAGGGGTCATCCAGTTCTACTACTGGGCCATCGATTTGTGACCAATGATATGTGAGAAAGTCTCCGTCTGGGTCTGTGCCTGAACCATCTAGTGTTACTTCATCGCCTTTTTCTACAGTCTGGTCCATACCGGCATCTGCAGTTGGCGGTTGGTTTCTTGGCATGATTGTAACTTTTACTAGGTCGGTGTCGATTTCACCATAAGGATCTTCTACTGTTAATTCAAATGTTAGAATTTTGACTTTGCCATTTTCTACTTCTGGTGCTTTGAAGGTTGGCTCTGCAACGGTGTTTGATGGGGTTAGTTCTACTTCTTCTCCGCCGACTTGGGCCCAAGAGATTGTCAGGGAGTCATCATCAGGATCGATGCCTTCTCCAGTCAAGGTTACAAAGTCGCCGGATTTCGCAATGTTTTGGACGTTTTCTTTAGATGGTGTGACTGCAGCAAATGCTGGAGAAACCACCATGCTTACAACAAGTAGTGCCATCAAAACAGTGGAGTATTTTAGTTGCAACGTTTTTATCGTAAAAATTACGGCGATTAAAAGCTTTCGTTCAAATCGGGACACTTTTTGGATCAATTTTTTGTTTATAGATCATTTGTTTTGTGATCTGTCCGAAATGTGATCAGATGTCGATCTTTTGATCTGATCTTATACTTTTGGATCAGTTTTCCCAAAAACGATCAAAATTCGTCCTAGGATCATAAAACTGCTCAAAAATAACTGATCTAAAACTTGTTACAAGTTGATTTTGGAGCTTTAACAAAAATCACACAAAACCAAATCATTGAGATATAGTATAATTTCCATAGCATTGGCAGCAATTCTTGTTTTTGGCACCACCACATCCTTTGCGGCAAAGCCATGGGATTTGGTAATAAAGGCTCAATTTGAGGAAGACCAAATCGAGGCAAATCAAAAGCCGGTAATCTACGGCAGTGTAACAGACCAAGTAGGTAGGCCTGTCTCTGGGGTCGAGCTCAAGATTCGCTTTGCGGATAACTCCATAACCACCACAACAGATGAAGAGGGCAATTTCAGGCACGAGTTCGGCGAGCAGACATCACAGGGAATATTTTCTGTCAATATCTCTGCTACATTGTATGACCTCAAAGGGTTTGCCAGCACTACACTAAAGGTTGGAAAGACAGTCAGCACGTTTGATGACATTTACTATACCAAGGATTTTGATAAAGATCTCAAAAATGACCCATACAAGGCACTAAAGCAAAAACAATACCAAAAGTTCATCGAGGATCAAAACAAGCGCAAACTAAAACAAAACGAAATCGAGGCAAAAAAGATGGCACTCCAAGACAAGCGAGATACGGCAAGCCAAAAAAGAAGTGATGCAATAAACGCAACCAAGCCAGGCGCCGGTGTTTACTCGTATGATGAGCAAAACAAATACATCTCAAAGATAGACCCGCGCGCCAAGGACACAATACGAGCCCAGATGGACTATACTAGGCAAGTATACGAGGAGGCAAAATACGAGATGCAAAAGGTCCTAGAGAATGGAGGTTCGCTTGCCGATGCAAAAAAGGCCTACTTTGATAAAATAGCAAGCACCCAGAACGAGATTGGCGATGTCGGAAGTGCAAACAATACAGAGAATCACTCCAAGATAAAAAAGCACCAAGACTCTAAAATAAACAGCAAAAAGGTCAAGGGCCTAACATATAACAAAAATCTCAAATAACTATCCAAAATATCAGGTTCCACTTTGGAACTGGAAAAGCCGATCAAGTTCCGCCGTAGATATAATCGAACCTAAAGCATGGCGGGCATGATGTCCACAAGCATCAGTCTAGGCAAGGGAATAGGCAGGCACCTATCATCAATATTGGTTGATGAGGAAGGCGTCTCGCTTGAGAACATTTGGCAGACCATTACGGATTTTGGCATAAACAGAGATGATCTCAAAAAAATAGACCCCACATACAAGGAACTCTTTGAGATCTATTCGGCCATCCGGGCATACCGAATAAGCGTCAAGTACCTCAAGGACCTAAAGACCAAGATCTAGTTAGAATCAGGTGCGATATTATGGACTGGATGGACCTGAGAGAAAAATTTGTGATTTTGGGCTTTACGATGGCCATATTTTTGCCAATACGGCTATTGGCAGGGCAGTTCTTTTTGGACAACTGGTTTGGCATGCTTGGTGTTGCCTCTGCCATTTCCATATCTTTGGTGATTTTAGTAAAAAAGGAAAAACTAGGTAGGTTTGGAAGGATCTTCAAAAAACAGATGATAAAATCACTCTGGGGCAGGCCTGCAAAATTCATAATTTTAGCGCTGGTTTTATTTTCCGCATATTTCGGTGCAACCATACTACTAGTAGAGCGAGGCAACGAACTATACTTACACGACAAACAAATCATTGCAGAAAACTTTGCCAAAAAGAGTTTCGATAAAGATGTAATATCGCAATTAGTAGGTCCTCAAATCCAAGACACTCAAGGATTAGCACAAATCCAATATCTGGAATATTTTCTTGCAATATCATATGCAATGCTAAATGACACCACAGGTGGCTGGCTTGTCAACATGCATGTGATTTTGCTAATAGAACAACTTGAAGCATTGGGATTGTTGTGGTTCTACAGGCATTCATTCAAGCCCCAAATGATTGTAAAATGAGTGGTGTTTGTCTGTTATGAACAGACAAATTCAGAAAATCATATCAACAAAGAATACGTGTTGCAAGCATCATATGTAATACTAGGGCTAGCACTGTTTGGCGTATTACAATATGTACACGCTGAAAGCTACCAAGTCACCATATTACCTGGAACCTCGGAACAAAGTCTTGGCCTCAAACTATATCCAGAGATTTTACCATTCAAGGACGATGATACCATTGTTTGGAAAAACGAGGATTCTGTACCACACAAAATGACAAGCGGAATAGGTGCACATCCTGAATATTCTGGCAAGTTCTTCAAGACCAGTGAGATCTTGCCTGGAAAGACAGGCAAGACAAAGTTTGATGTCAAGGGCAATTTTGCATTTTACTATTTCTGTGAACTACACCCATGGTTGTCCGGAAAACTTGTAGTTGAAACAGCAGTGGAATCACAACCAGAAACCACAAACCCATTGACTGCAAGCAAAGACGAAGGCGTGGTTCTCATTTCAGGCCAAGAACATCACGATTTTAGAAAGACTGCATATGACATTCTGATATATCATGGCGATGAGCTGGTAAAATCAAAGAGCGGGTTATTGGATGAGACGGGTGCATTCGCAGAGACCATTCCTACAGAGATGATTGGTCCTGGAAAATATACAATCAAGGCAGTGTATGGCTTGCCAACGCAGGTAGCCATAACAAACATCGAATTAAGCTCAGAAACAACTATTCCAAAATGGATCAGAACCGACGCAAAATGGTGGGCAGATGGCACCATTACAGATTCCGAGTTTGTCAAGGCAATCGAATATTTGGCAAAAGAAAAAATAATCAAGATTCAAAAAAGTGACCCCGCAAATAGTAAGGTCATCCCAGCTTGGCTCAAGTCCAGCGCAGGTTGGTGGGCAAGTGGCCAGATAACGGATTCCGAGTTTACAAAAAGTCTGCAATACCTAAGCAATGCCGGAATAATTCAGATCTAGCCCTGTAGAAATATTCTTACGGCTTCCAGATGCGAGCAGTTTGCCTTTAATCCCTTGCCGTGGTGAAATTTATAGAAGTTCTTGTAGCCAAGGCAATCGCAGGAATCCAGCGTAACCATGTATGACTTTTCAGGATCTGATGAAGAACGGACCTGAAATAATTCGTCATCTATTTTGATCACATTACCCTCTTCGACCAGCTTTTTTGCCTTGCGAACGGTGCTTGCACTCATCATATGAAATTGATCGCAGAGATTAGAATAGATTGCGATCAGTGCATGTTTTTTGTGCAAAAAATTTACTCATAGAGCACATAAGGAATATCAACTGAGTTTTGATTTGACTATCAAGTGGAGCGAAAATTCAACCAAACACCCGGGGACACAAATGTTGCCATCCTAGGATATCTAACAAAGGTTGGAACATGGATGAATCTACGCCAAATCACTACCGGAACTCCAGGCTCTGACCTAAACCGGGAAAGGCTGAGAATGATTTTAGAGAGTTTCTCAAAAAAGGGATTTGTGGAAATTCGCGAAAGCCAAAATCCAAAGGCAAAATTTGAATACAAAATTACAGAAAAAGGCAAGAACACATTTCTAAAGTGCACCGACTTTGACCCAGACGTAAGATATGTGATGGGTTTGCGCGACTACAAGGATTAGTTTATCCACAACATGGAATAGCCTTGATCATCCTCAAAAATTAAGTCCATATCAAAGTCCAGATTCAGATTCTGCATTATGGTTGCAAGCTTGGCAGACTGTAATTCATCATCAAAGTTTTTTGATAGGCACAGTACTCTGAATAATGGCTTGCCAGACTTGGAGAGATTGTTTGCAAATTGCTCCAATGTTTGCGCATTCACATTATCAAAGAACTTGACTGTAAAATAGCCCTTTTTTGTCGATACTACAACATCCATAGTTTCACTTCCAATGGATTGGTTTTGCTTGTAGGGTAGCTTTTTTCCTTCCGGCTTTACTTTGCGCAAAATTGCCTGTAGTTCTGGAAACACCAAACTGGAATGATTTAAGATTTTGTCAGTCCTAGTTTCGCCTTCTGGAAGTGATGTCTCAAAATTTACCAAGTATGATTGTCGGATTAATTGTCCTTCGATTGACTTTAGCTCTTTTTTGTATGACTGACCACGTGATGTAATCCACAAAAACAAAAACGACAACAATCCAATTACCACGCCATTACTTGCCATCAGCCAGACTTGTGTGGTATATAGTTTCAGAACGCTGTCGGTGGAAAATATCTCATCAGTGTCTGGAACAAATGCAAGTCCGATTTGGCCTGTCTTTTCATCCTTGATTTCCTTTATTTCTCCATGCTTGTTAATCTCTTCTTGGAAATGATACTGTGATAGCGATATCACAACAGATAATGACAATAATCCGATGATAACCATGATTAGAGTTACCCTATACCAAGTTGAGAGGTTTTCAATTGCCGCGTCGAGCTTTTCTGCCAGAGACCTGTCGCCATTTTGAGACAACGCCCATTTTGGATTTTTGTGCGTATTTAATGACTTGTTACAAATTGTAACATGATACAGTTTTTGCAAAATCGCTTTTATAGCTGAGGCTAACCATATTCATGGAATCATTACAGACAGTAGTGCTGGACACAAATGTAATCATAAAAGAGATCCAAGAAGGCCGAATCCTAAAACCAATTGCAAAAAGAATGAAAAAATACAAGTCGAAGCTTGTAATGCCAGAAATCATTTTGGGCGAGGTAGGAAAAGTTACGGGTTCTGATCCAATAACTACGATGGAGCGAGTCTACCAATATTGTAAACATCCAATCATGATGGACAAGACAAATGAGATTTTATCTGAATCACAAAGAATTACCGAAAAATATTACGAATGCCACAGATCTGATAGTCTGATTTTGGCTACTGCAAAAGTAACCGGTTCTACTTTGGTCAGCTTTGATAGGGACTTACTACAGACAGCAAAGATGGAAGGCGTCCAAGCATTTTTGCCAAGAAACTACATCAGGTGGGGATGAAAAAGATGAAGGCATTGGTTTTAGAGCAAAACGAGAGAATAGTCCAATTATACAAGTCCATTTTCATGCAGCAAAAATGCGAAGCAGAGTTTGTCTCAGATTCACTATCATGCATTGACAAATTTGCCACAAAAACCAGCCAATATGATCTGGTCATATTGGAAAAGCCAACAAAAACAGACATTGACACCAATCTAGAAGATGAGATAAGAGCAGCAAGTCCTACTCAGAGAGTCTTTTTCCTATCCCCATACATGACGCCAAGAGAGGAAGAGTTTGATTCAGTCAAGGAAACACTAGATTTGATCGACAAGCCATTTGCGATGGTGAATCTTTTGTCGCAGTTGGCAGTCAAGCCAACACTTGGGAAATAAGATTTTAAGCTAATCGCTCAAGATCATACCAATGGGCCTCAAGCGCTATTTTGCCAAACGTGGCGCAATTTTGTTTGGAGTTCTCATGGTAACTTTGTTTTTGACTGTGATTCTGGTTGGCTCTAACATGGACGCAATACTCAAAAAAGGAATTGCCATTCAGGTAAGGGCAGAAATAGTAGAAAACAAGGACCTAGTGGCAGGATTTGCGGGAACGGATGAGCTAAATTCATACATTTCCAACCAAATAGAGCAGCGAACCAAGACATTGGGTCTTGATGCTCCATGGTATTCGCCTAACAGAATAGGCCTTGCAATGTACAAGATTCTGGTTTTGGACTTTGGACATTCTGCATTTTTGACAAGCGATTCTGGCTCGACTGCAGTAGGTGACATAATACTTGAAAAACTCCCAAGAACTATACTGTTATTCACAACTGCAACCATCATAATTTCCATAATCGGAATATTTGTTGGTGCAATATCTGGAAGCAGGATTGGTTCTAAAACCGACAAGGTCACATCCGCATTTGCCATAATCAGCAGTAGTTTTCCGGTTTGGTGGATTGGTCTTATTATGATTTTCACATTTGCGTTCTCGTATAGTATTTTTCCGGCAAGGGCAACACCGCCAATACCGCCAAGTGATCCAGGCTATGCTGTTGCTTTACTATACCACATGACCCTACCAATCATCACAATCGTCTTGATTGGATTTGGAACATGGGCGTATTTGGTGAGAAACTTTATGGCCGGAATAATGCAAGAAGACTTCATCTTTGTCAAAAAGACAATAGGCCTAAAGCGCAGAAAGATAATCTTTGGAAGCGCACTAAAAAATGCCGCACCACCAATTGTTACCATACTAGCACTGAGTCTTTCAGGCTCACTTGGAGGAGCGATAATCACAGAGGCAGTCTTTGATTGGCCTGGAATGGGAAGACTGTACTTTGAGGCAATCACACTAATGGATTTACCAGTCATAATTGGCGCCACCTATGTTCTGACGGTGTTCTTTTTGGTGAGCATCTTTGTCTCGGATTTACTGTATGGGTACTTGGATCCTAGGATCAGAACAACATGACGGATTATTCTGAGATCAAGTCTAGTTTCACAAAAAGCAGAATAGGTCTTGCAGGCATTGCCATGCTAGTAATACTGGTTGGGCTGTCTGTATTTACTGCCACTGCCATACCTGTAGAGACCTACAAGCAATGGAACAATCCGGCTAGCTGGACTGAGCTGCCAAAGTCTGCGCTGCCAATCTGGGTCAACTGGTTCTCTGAGAAAAAAATACCAGAGCACAAAATACTGGATGTTTCACAGTCCACACTCAAAAAGAGCAGCTCCGAGAACATCATCACACAGAGATTTACCGATGATTATTCCTATGACTATTTCCCAAACGAGTTTCTGCTCCAGTTTGATGCCCAGTATTCCGGCTCACCGGTGCTAAAAATCACAGCAATCAGGCCAGACCAGACAACATTGGAATTATTATCTACAGCATTACCTCACTCATCTCAGACATCAGATTATACTGACAAGATTTTTTCAACCAATGAATCCATTAGAAAAAATCTCAGGCTGGAATCACAAAAATTCTCATACCCAATACAGTCCTTGACTGCAAAGGAGATAATTTTTGCAAAAACCACTCAACATGAACTGCTAAAGGGAAAATACGAGTTTGTAATTACTCTATCTGGAAAAAACATCGAGTCATTTGACTCCAAGATGATCCTCGGTGGAAAGGCATTTGGTGCGATTGGAACCGATGAGTTGAGGCGAGACTTGGCAATTGGACTGCTCTGGGGAACACCGGTTGCACTATTCATCGGTGTGGTGGTGGCATTTGGCTCAGTCATATCTGGATTGGTCTTTGGTGTTTATGCTGGCTACAAGGGTGGGAAAACGGACGAGTCCATGATGCGACTAAATGATGTAATCTATGCACTACCGGCATTGCCGTTTTTGATCATTCTTTCTGTCACTACATCAAATAGCATATTTTTGCTAATCGGGTTTTTGATGTTGTTTGGTTGGGTTGGGATTGCCAAGGTCTCAAGAAGCATGTCGCTGCAGATCAAGACTCGCCAGTTTGTTGATGCGGCAAAGACGATGGGCCAAAAGGACTCCAAGATTATTTTCCGCCATATCATTCCACAGATAATGCCATATGCCCTTGCAAGCATCGCAATTTCGGTTCCCGCCGCAATAACTACAGAGGCGGGCCTTAGCTTTTTGGGCCTAGGTGATCCGACATATCCAACGTGGGGCCAAATCCTTCATGATGCCAAATCCCACGGGGCGGCTGCTCGAGGATTGTGGTGGTGGATAATACCGCCAGGGGTGATGGTTGCAATAACTGGTCTTGCCTTTGTCTTTATTGGTAATTCCTTGGAATCCATAGTGAATCCAAAGCTAAGACGTTAGTTTTCTAGCTTGAAATCTCGGATTATTTTGAGGGCCTGATCGTTTAGCTTTATGGTGTAGGCCGCAGCGTTTGGGTCGGTAAGCTGGGCTAGAATCTCTGCAAACTTGGACTTGTCCTTTCCTCGCTCATACATACCACCAGTTTCTTTGATACATAGTGGGAATTTTTTGAGGTTCAATCCATTCTGCAAAAGATGTGCAATGAATTTTTTATAGTGCTCGGTTTCGTACCAGTCTATCTTTTTTTCATCGCATGCGGCAATCCAAGTGTCAATCGAATTCTGGTAAATTGCCTTTGTCCTCAGATCTTCAAGTGACATGTAACTAGAAATCAGCGCGTTTCATCTTGGAGCCACATCTAGGACAGGTTGCTCCCTTGAATTTGTGATTGCATGTGAGGCATACATACTTGACTCCTCCCCCACCTTCAGAATTAAAGCCAAAGAATCCACCTCCAGACGACTCGCCTCCATAGCCACGCATCTTGCTCATTTGACTTCGTCTAATCCAAATTGGCAATAAGATGAACACTGCCAGTGCCACTGCCAATCCCGTAAATGGTGGGAACCCTAGATATTGGAATAAGATTTGAATACCGATGCTAAATGCAAGGGATGCAAATAGGTAAATCAGATATTTTCTATAACCTGGATACAACACAATCATTGCCTTAAAAAAGGATTTAAAGTTTTGTCAGTTTTTCTGCGCATCATCTGACTCGAATGTTATTGGGATTGAGTTTGCATTGGAATCCCACGCAAAGATATCGTCTGTGCTATCATATGGAGATTGGATGATTATTGAGACCAGACCAAAAAAGTTGTGCAAATCTGTAACCGATGGCTCTGCAGAACCGCTTGGGTGAGAATGTGCAGTTCCAACATATGACAGATCCAGCGGCAAAAATGATTGCGGAAATCCTGCAAATGTTTGATCACTATACGAAAACGGCGGAATTGTCAGGCCGTCAATGGTGATTATTCCTTTCTTTGATTTTCCCTTTAGTATTAGGATTCCTTCGGAGGGATGCTTCATCTTACAAAATGACAAGATGCCGTTCCAGACGTCTTTTTTTAGTATTACTTTGCGCTCTAGCTTTTGTACCATGATCAATCCAGGACGATTTGGTATTTTGTACCTAGTCTTTCCAAGGCAGATTCCAGATCAGAGACA belongs to Candidatus Nitrosotenuis cloacae and includes:
- a CDS encoding PKD domain-containing protein; protein product: MQLKYSTVLMALLVVSMVVSPAFAAVTPSKENVQNIAKSGDFVTLTGEGIDPDDDSLTISWAQVGGEEVELTPSNTVAEPTFKAPEVENGKVKILTFELTVEDPYGEIDTDLVKVTIMPRNQPPTADAGMDQTVEKGDEVTLDGSGTDPDGDFLTYHWSQIDGPVVELDDPSSQNPSFDTSGVTRSTGIFRFQLSVFDGFGGMARDTVIIKMTAGKPTLISAAAGPDQIVDEGETVQLEGVCSDKLDRETNYSWVQTLGPFVELSSNADPDPTFTAPEIPNGSIVPTAFRLTCTVDGGGTATDVVIVRVRPINDDPLADAGPDKNTASNRFVYLAGSGSDPDGDIIKYTWKQVGGDDVVIAHPTSPEARFKAPEVSGGASTELEFELTVTDPYGGEDTDTMMVTVVSDNVRASADAGSDQVVDEQTEVTLAGSGSDPDSEEITFSWKQVGGEAVELSSTDEAEPTFTAPVVANGKVKILVFELRVADENGFPTKDVAKVTVLPVNTPPVVDAGEDQEVDIGATVSLAGSASDDDEEPLTYLWNQISGNTVELSTSTDLETSFVAPKVEVDTVLTFQLIANDGQEDSEPDTVDVVVKGTLAKAITAYAGKDQRVPEHSDVTLFGSGKDPLKNVLSYNWRQVGGESVELSAADIAKPSFVAPEVANGETKTLTFEITVSDGTGRTAKDSVTVIVEPINGAPTAIAKVKTVREAQ
- a CDS encoding PAC2 family protein, whose protein sequence is MKFTQSSEPAVEKPLIIAALQDMGNVGNIVIDFLNKSKKTSPFRRAESTELSYVLDKGGHIEIPKECWDYRYSKNLIIFGGGAGQPKTSEELHELCQDVINVAKKYEVKFIYTVGGFHTSKIIQDEPKAYITTTSQELSKQLEKLDVSMTPTRSVITGFNGLILGYAKLNNIYGIGLYGEINEPSIPQYRSAKSVIKTLEKLTYQNFGSTQELDVLASDVEKKLRSDWKVDY
- a CDS encoding response regulator transcription factor, which produces MKKMKALVLEQNERIVQLYKSIFMQQKCEAEFVSDSLSCIDKFATKTSQYDLVILEKPTKTDIDTNLEDEIRAASPTQRVFFLSPYMTPREEEFDSVKETLDLIDKPFAMVNLLSQLAVKPTLGK
- a CDS encoding carboxypeptidase-like regulatory domain-containing protein, which encodes MAAILVFGTTTSFAAKPWDLVIKAQFEEDQIEANQKPVIYGSVTDQVGRPVSGVELKIRFADNSITTTTDEEGNFRHEFGEQTSQGIFSVNISATLYDLKGFASTTLKVGKTVSTFDDIYYTKDFDKDLKNDPYKALKQKQYQKFIEDQNKRKLKQNEIEAKKMALQDKRDTASQKRSDAINATKPGAGVYSYDEQNKYISKIDPRAKDTIRAQMDYTRQVYEEAKYEMQKVLENGGSLADAKKAYFDKIASTQNEIGDVGSANNTENHSKIKKHQDSKINSKKVKGLTYNKNLK
- a CDS encoding type II toxin-antitoxin system VapC family toxin is translated as MESLQTVVLDTNVIIKEIQEGRILKPIAKRMKKYKSKLVMPEIILGEVGKVTGSDPITTMERVYQYCKHPIMMDKTNEILSESQRITEKYYECHRSDSLILATAKVTGSTLVSFDRDLLQTAKMEGVQAFLPRNYIRWG
- a CDS encoding cupredoxin domain-containing protein is translated as MQASYVILGLALFGVLQYVHAESYQVTILPGTSEQSLGLKLYPEILPFKDDDTIVWKNEDSVPHKMTSGIGAHPEYSGKFFKTSEILPGKTGKTKFDVKGNFAFYYFCELHPWLSGKLVVETAVESQPETTNPLTASKDEGVVLISGQEHHDFRKTAYDILIYHGDELVKSKSGLLDETGAFAETIPTEMIGPGKYTIKAVYGLPTQVAITNIELSSETTIPKWIRTDAKWWADGTITDSEFVKAIEYLAKEKIIKIQKSDPANSKVIPAWLKSSAGWWASGQITDSEFTKSLQYLSNAGIIQI